A stretch of Cyanobacterium sp. HL-69 DNA encodes these proteins:
- the murE gene encoding UDP-N-acetylmuramoyl-L-alanyl-D-glutamate--2,6-diaminopimelate ligase MurE, translating to MKLRQLLSNLEQINSIPEHPALDFEVKGIVTNSQLVSSGDVFIGMPGTRVDGGEFWQSALSEGAIASIISKEAYDKIAPTNSDCVIVADDMNDICAQMASKFYDYPSQKITMVGVTGTNGKTTTTHLIEFFSQQAQKKTALFGTLYARWQDYQKTASHTTPFAIDLQGQLSEAVNAGNQYAIMEVSSHALAQKRIKGCHFDVAVFTNLTQDHLDYHKDMEDYFQAKALLFNKEYLHGKAIINYDDPYGQRLIKSVENVWSYSVTNTEADLYTTDLVYQANGVEGILHTPQGEIKFSSPLVGQFNLANLLAGVGAVLQLGIDLDTIAQGLPQFKGVPGRMERVEAKPNQDVTVIVDYAHTPDSLENLLKASRPFIKGKMICVFGCGGDRDRTKRPIMGKIAADLADVVVVTSDNPRTENPTQILEDVLAGIPNHIKPIVQGDRSLAIETAIKTAQAGDGVLIAGKGHEDYQILGTEKIHFDDREEAQKALINN from the coding sequence ATGAAATTACGTCAATTATTGTCCAATTTAGAACAAATTAACTCTATTCCTGAGCATCCTGCCTTGGATTTTGAAGTTAAAGGAATTGTGACTAACTCTCAGTTGGTGTCATCGGGGGATGTATTTATCGGGATGCCTGGCACAAGGGTTGACGGGGGAGAGTTTTGGCAAAGTGCTTTGAGCGAAGGGGCGATCGCCTCTATAATAAGTAAAGAAGCCTATGATAAAATTGCCCCCACAAATTCTGACTGCGTCATAGTAGCCGACGATATGAATGATATTTGTGCGCAAATGGCCAGTAAATTTTATGACTATCCTAGTCAAAAAATAACCATGGTAGGGGTTACAGGTACTAACGGCAAAACAACCACCACTCACTTAATCGAATTTTTCTCACAACAAGCCCAGAAAAAAACCGCCCTCTTTGGCACCCTTTATGCCCGTTGGCAAGACTATCAAAAAACCGCTAGTCATACCACCCCCTTCGCCATAGATTTACAAGGACAGTTATCAGAAGCCGTAAACGCTGGAAACCAATACGCCATAATGGAAGTAAGCTCCCATGCCCTCGCCCAAAAAAGAATAAAAGGGTGTCATTTTGATGTGGCTGTATTTACCAATTTAACCCAAGACCACCTCGATTATCACAAAGATATGGAGGATTATTTTCAAGCCAAAGCCCTCCTATTTAACAAAGAATATCTCCATGGTAAAGCCATTATTAACTATGATGACCCCTATGGACAAAGATTGATTAAATCTGTGGAAAATGTCTGGAGTTACAGTGTTACCAATACGGAAGCGGATTTGTACACCACCGATTTAGTATATCAAGCCAATGGAGTGGAGGGGATTTTACATACTCCCCAAGGAGAAATTAAATTTTCTTCCCCCCTCGTTGGGCAGTTTAACCTAGCAAATCTTTTGGCTGGAGTTGGTGCCGTGTTGCAACTGGGTATTGACTTAGATACCATTGCCCAAGGTTTACCCCAGTTTAAAGGGGTGCCAGGGCGCATGGAAAGGGTGGAAGCTAAACCGAATCAGGATGTTACTGTTATTGTGGATTATGCCCATACCCCCGATAGTTTGGAAAATTTACTCAAAGCATCCCGTCCTTTTATTAAGGGTAAAATGATATGTGTGTTTGGTTGTGGGGGCGATCGCGATCGCACAAAACGCCCTATAATGGGTAAAATTGCCGCTGATTTAGCCGATGTAGTGGTAGTAACTTCCGATAATCCTCGCACAGAAAACCCCACTCAAATCCTTGAAGATGTTTTGGCGGGTATTCCTAATCATATTAAACCTATTGTACAGGGCGATCGCTCTTTAGCCATTGAAACGGCCATCAAAACCGCCCAAGCAGGTGACGGAGTCTTAATTGCAGGAAAAGGCCATGAAGATTATCAAATTTTAGGCACCGAAAAAATTCATTTTGATGACAGAGAAGAAGCCCAAAAAGCCCTCATAAATAATTGA
- the sufD gene encoding Fe-S cluster assembly protein SufD, which translates to MSDSVATLNPNNFQVNNDAYLGGLLQVGQSDKTNFDDNLGSFIEQVRQKSANEIVKSNIPTSKDEAWRFTDLTALQKVDFHRPTKQSLSNFVLDGFKLQEASNSRLVFVNGFYDENLSDVSGLPDGVYVGNLADLDDSKKEKVGHFLTKNQPENEVFSALNTAGINDAFVVWIDKNIECHTPIHLLHIVAKEDLPILVQPRILIVGEVNSRCEIIEYYGATSVGCSDAVGGKPYFTNAVTEIHLQENASLNHCRIQRESGDGFHIGLSAIAQHRNSSYTINEISLGGKLYRHNLDILQKGEQTHTNLHGLSMVQGKQIADTHSHVSLNYPYGTVNQLHKYILDDSGHGIFNGRVNVPKLAQETNATQLNRNLLLSPKARINTKPELQITADNVKCAHGATVSQLEADEIFYLRSRGLNENDARHLLLDAFAAEIIDKIPYKSLIQRLTQCVACRTID; encoded by the coding sequence ATGTCTGATTCAGTGGCTACTTTAAATCCTAATAACTTTCAAGTCAACAACGATGCTTATTTAGGTGGTTTATTACAGGTAGGACAAAGTGACAAAACTAATTTTGACGATAATTTAGGCAGTTTTATTGAGCAAGTAAGACAAAAATCTGCTAATGAGATAGTTAAATCAAATATTCCTACCAGTAAAGATGAAGCATGGCGTTTTACCGATTTGACTGCTTTACAAAAAGTTGATTTTCATCGTCCAACGAAACAGAGTTTATCTAATTTTGTTTTAGATGGTTTTAAATTGCAAGAAGCGTCTAATTCTCGGTTAGTTTTCGTGAATGGTTTTTATGATGAAAATTTGTCTGATGTGTCTGGATTGCCCGATGGGGTTTATGTGGGTAATTTAGCTGATTTAGATGATAGTAAAAAAGAAAAAGTTGGTCATTTTTTAACTAAAAATCAACCTGAAAATGAAGTTTTTTCGGCTTTAAATACGGCAGGAATTAATGATGCTTTTGTGGTGTGGATTGATAAAAATATAGAGTGTCATACTCCTATCCATTTACTGCATATTGTGGCAAAGGAAGATTTACCTATTTTGGTGCAACCCCGTATTTTGATAGTGGGGGAGGTTAATTCTCGTTGTGAGATTATAGAATATTATGGTGCGACAAGCGTTGGTTGTTCTGATGCGGTGGGTGGAAAGCCTTATTTTACCAATGCTGTCACCGAAATTCATTTACAGGAAAATGCTTCTTTAAATCATTGTCGTATTCAACGGGAATCGGGGGATGGTTTTCATATTGGCTTAAGTGCGATCGCCCAGCACCGTAACAGTAGTTATACTATAAATGAAATCAGTTTAGGTGGAAAATTGTACCGTCATAACCTAGACATTCTCCAAAAAGGTGAACAAACCCACACTAACCTCCATGGTTTATCCATGGTACAAGGAAAACAGATTGCTGATACCCATAGCCATGTGAGCTTAAATTATCCCTATGGTACCGTAAATCAACTTCATAAATATATTTTAGATGACTCTGGACACGGTATTTTTAATGGTAGAGTAAATGTGCCAAAACTAGCCCAAGAAACCAACGCTACCCAATTAAATCGCAATTTATTGTTATCTCCCAAAGCAAGGATTAACACCAAACCAGAGTTACAAATCACTGCGGATAACGTGAAATGCGCCCATGGGGCAACGGTTAGCCAATTAGAAGCCGATGAAATTTTTTATCTCCGTAGCCGTGGTTTAAATGAAAATGATGCCCGTCATCTTCTCCTCGATGCCTTCGCCGCCGAGATTATTGATAAAATTCCTTATAAATCCCTCATTCAACGGTTAACTCAGTGTGTCGCTTGTCGCACCATTGATTAA
- the sufC gene encoding Fe-S cluster assembly ATPase SufC produces MTETILSVRNLSASVDGTPILKGVNLEIKAGEVHAIMGRNGSGKSTLSKVLTGHPEYEVTGGEILYKGENLLDKEPDERALAGIFLAFQYPLEIPGVSNLDFLRVAYNARCKFLGLEEIDAFDFEDLIEEKLGIVKMDSAFLSRSLNEGFSGGEKKRNEILQMALLEPTLGILDEIDSGLDIDALRIVSEGVNQLQKPDNAFLLITHYQRLLDYIKPDFIHVMSQGKIVLSGDKSLAIELEERGYDFLEDEQLVEV; encoded by the coding sequence ATGACTGAAACCATATTATCTGTTCGTAACCTCAGCGCCTCCGTAGATGGCACCCCTATTCTGAAGGGAGTAAATTTAGAAATAAAAGCAGGGGAAGTACACGCTATTATGGGGCGAAATGGCTCTGGAAAAAGTACCCTTTCCAAAGTTTTAACGGGGCATCCTGAATATGAAGTAACAGGGGGAGAGATTCTCTATAAAGGGGAAAACTTACTAGATAAAGAGCCTGATGAGAGGGCTTTGGCTGGTATTTTCTTGGCTTTTCAATATCCTTTAGAAATCCCTGGGGTAAGTAATTTAGACTTTTTGAGGGTGGCTTATAATGCCCGTTGTAAATTTTTAGGTTTAGAAGAAATCGACGCTTTTGATTTTGAAGATTTAATTGAGGAAAAATTGGGCATTGTCAAAATGGATTCTGCTTTCCTTAGTCGCAGCTTAAATGAAGGTTTTTCTGGGGGAGAGAAAAAGCGTAATGAAATCCTACAAATGGCTTTATTAGAACCTACTTTGGGCATTTTAGATGAGATTGATTCTGGCTTAGATATTGATGCTTTACGCATTGTTTCTGAGGGGGTAAATCAGTTACAAAAGCCTGATAATGCTTTCTTATTAATTACCCATTATCAAAGATTATTGGACTATATTAAGCCTGACTTTATTCATGTAATGTCCCAAGGAAAAATTGTTTTAAGTGGTGATAAAAGTTTGGCTATTGAGTTGGAAGAAAGGGGTTATGATTTCTTGGAAGATGAGCAATTAGTAGAGGTTTAA
- the ppa gene encoding inorganic pyrophosphatase Ppa, translated as MDLSRIPAQPKAGLINVLIEIPGGSKNKYEFDKDMNAFILDRVLFSSVKYPYDYGFVPNTLADDGDPLDGMVMMDEPTFPGCVIAARPVAMLEMIDGGDRDEKILCVPAEDPRYDHVKSLKDIAPHRLDEIAEFFRSYKNLEKKETKILGWKDVDQVAPLVQECVKAYK; from the coding sequence ATGGATTTATCTCGTATTCCTGCACAACCCAAGGCTGGTTTAATCAATGTTTTAATTGAAATCCCCGGGGGAAGCAAAAATAAGTATGAGTTTGACAAGGATATGAATGCTTTTATTTTAGATAGAGTATTATTTTCCTCGGTGAAATATCCTTATGACTATGGTTTTGTACCCAATACTTTAGCCGATGATGGTGATCCTTTGGATGGTATGGTAATGATGGATGAGCCTACTTTCCCTGGTTGTGTCATTGCGGCGCGCCCCGTGGCAATGTTGGAAATGATTGACGGGGGAGATAGAGATGAGAAAATTCTTTGTGTTCCTGCTGAAGATCCTCGCTATGATCATGTTAAGTCTTTAAAGGATATTGCTCCCCATCGCCTTGACGAAATTGCTGAGTTTTTCCGTTCTTATAAAAATTTAGAGAAGAAGGAAACCAAAATTTTAGGTTGGAAGGATGTTGATCAGGTTGCTCCTTTAGTGCAAGAATGCGTTAAGGCTTATAAGTAA
- the purM gene encoding phosphoribosylformylglycinamidine cyclo-ligase, with product MDYKQAGVDIEAGREFVNKIGSAVESTYRQGVLGGLGGFGGCFEIPSGYKQPVLISGTDGVGTKLKIAHQLNRHDTVGIDLVAMCVNDILTSGAEPLFFLDYLATGKLNPSQLEEVVVGIAQGCKESGCALLGGETAEMPGFYQVGEYDLAGFCVGIVEKASILDGKDVQIGDQAIALSSSGIHSNGFSLVRKIIEVSGLNWEDKPEELGGLTLGETCLTPTRIYVKPILKALGNNLGIKAMAHITGGGIPENLPRCLPDNLSIEVNLNSWAIPPIFKWLAKTGNVNQQDMLDTFNMGVGFVVIVPPHKVKETIEFFEAENISSYHIGKVIEGKKDIQFIC from the coding sequence ATGGATTATAAACAGGCTGGAGTTGATATTGAAGCAGGAAGAGAATTTGTTAATAAAATTGGTTCAGCGGTAGAAAGCACTTATCGTCAGGGCGTTTTAGGAGGGCTAGGTGGTTTTGGTGGTTGTTTTGAAATTCCTTCTGGCTACAAACAACCTGTTTTAATTTCCGGCACCGATGGAGTAGGTACAAAGTTAAAAATAGCCCATCAACTAAATCGTCATGACACCGTGGGTATAGATTTAGTTGCCATGTGTGTCAATGATATTTTGACATCAGGCGCCGAGCCATTGTTTTTCCTTGATTATTTAGCCACAGGTAAATTAAATCCCAGTCAATTAGAAGAAGTGGTAGTAGGCATTGCCCAAGGATGTAAAGAAAGTGGTTGTGCCTTACTCGGTGGAGAAACCGCAGAGATGCCAGGTTTTTATCAGGTAGGGGAATATGATTTGGCTGGTTTTTGTGTGGGAATTGTGGAAAAAGCATCTATTTTAGATGGAAAAGATGTACAAATAGGAGATCAGGCGATCGCCCTTAGCAGTAGCGGCATTCATAGTAACGGCTTCTCCCTCGTGCGTAAAATCATCGAAGTAAGTGGACTAAATTGGGAAGACAAACCAGAAGAATTAGGAGGATTAACCCTCGGGGAAACCTGTCTCACCCCCACCCGTATTTATGTAAAGCCCATCCTCAAAGCCCTAGGAAATAACCTTGGCATCAAAGCCATGGCACACATTACAGGGGGAGGCATCCCCGAAAACTTACCCCGTTGCCTCCCCGACAACCTCTCCATCGAAGTAAACCTCAATAGTTGGGCAATTCCCCCCATCTTCAAATGGTTAGCCAAAACAGGTAACGTCAATCAACAAGATATGCTTGATACTTTTAACATGGGAGTAGGTTTTGTAGTGATTGTGCCACCCCACAAGGTCAAAGAAACCATCGAATTTTTTGAAGCCGAAAATATTTCCTCCTACCATATCGGCAAAGTTATCGAAGGAAAAAAAGACATCCAATTTATTTGTTAA
- the rlpA gene encoding rare lipoprotein A: protein MLTNTWNNAVKSAITIILGVSGLTIAPNVRANTANFSDQNTAGTSQAHNPVAVQLDNVAEEFLTSRIYSHNWQSKQAATLHFQNIPLLTFVGENEVETSTRAKDLASRLDQLHQQQADANKIAVRWDDQKAEYLIQYDEQDLVAINDNNILPDSTANAQVDALQAANRLRRLLGNAEPISTIINQPETQLASTTAVKSSTGRVIRGIASWYGPGFHGRRTANGERFNQNALTAAHRTLPFGTKVRVTNVNNGRSVVVRINDRGPFTGGRVIDLAAGAAQAIGLKGRGVGPVTIQVLGR, encoded by the coding sequence ATGCTTACAAACACTTGGAACAACGCTGTTAAGTCAGCCATCACCATTATTTTAGGAGTATCGGGTTTAACCATCGCCCCTAATGTAAGAGCTAATACAGCGAATTTCTCGGATCAAAATACAGCAGGTACTTCTCAGGCACACAATCCTGTTGCTGTACAACTAGACAATGTCGCAGAAGAATTTTTAACTAGCAGAATTTATTCCCATAACTGGCAATCGAAACAGGCCGCCACTTTACACTTCCAAAATATTCCCTTACTTACTTTCGTAGGTGAAAATGAAGTAGAAACTAGCACTAGAGCGAAGGATTTAGCCTCTCGTCTTGACCAACTTCATCAACAACAGGCTGATGCCAATAAAATTGCTGTACGTTGGGATGACCAAAAAGCGGAATATCTTATTCAATACGATGAGCAAGATCTCGTTGCTATCAATGATAACAATATTTTGCCAGATTCTACAGCTAATGCGCAAGTAGATGCTTTACAAGCTGCTAATCGCCTACGCAGATTGTTGGGAAATGCAGAGCCTATCAGTACTATTATTAACCAGCCAGAAACACAATTGGCAAGTACCACTGCGGTAAAGAGTTCTACTGGTAGAGTAATTCGGGGTATTGCTTCTTGGTATGGTCCTGGTTTCCATGGTCGTAGAACGGCTAATGGGGAAAGGTTTAACCAAAATGCTTTGACTGCGGCTCACCGTACTTTGCCTTTTGGTACTAAAGTAAGGGTTACTAATGTGAACAATGGTCGCTCTGTGGTGGTTAGAATTAATGACCGTGGACCTTTTACTGGTGGTCGTGTCATTGATTTGGCTGCGGGTGCTGCTCAGGCCATTGGCTTGAAGGGTAGAGGAGTAGGGCCTGTTACTATCCAAGTTTTGGGTCGTTAG
- the ddl gene encoding D-alanine-D-alanine ligase Ddl, which translates to MTTIKVGLLFGGRSGEHQVSIKSARAIAKALETGENKEKYQVIPFYINQNGVWLEPKKSTQILASCIPDDTDSQGSKWQFPAPCQEIQVWFPILHGPNGEDGTVQGLLTLMDVPFVGSGVLGSALGMDKIAMKNAFAQAQLPQVAYVAVTRDEVLSGPCVFPKMCDRIDETLGYPCFVKPANLGSSVGIAKANTRQELEEALDMAAQYDTRIIVEAGVKAREVECAVLGNAQAKASVVGEITYDADFYDYETKYTDGKAQLIIPSQLPQNIVNQIQEMSLNAFHALNCQGLSRVDFFYVEETGEVLINEINTLPGFTTLSMYPQLWEASGVKFADLVDKLIDFALNP; encoded by the coding sequence ATGACGACAATAAAGGTAGGACTCTTATTTGGTGGACGTTCTGGGGAACATCAGGTTTCAATTAAATCGGCACGGGCGATCGCAAAAGCCCTAGAAACAGGAGAGAATAAGGAAAAATATCAGGTAATTCCCTTTTATATCAATCAAAATGGAGTATGGTTAGAGCCTAAAAAATCAACGCAAATTTTAGCATCATGCATCCCTGACGACACCGATTCCCAAGGCTCAAAATGGCAATTTCCAGCCCCATGTCAAGAAATACAAGTGTGGTTTCCTATCCTACACGGACCCAATGGAGAAGATGGCACAGTACAAGGATTATTAACTCTGATGGATGTACCCTTTGTGGGAAGTGGTGTTTTGGGTTCGGCTTTGGGTATGGATAAGATTGCCATGAAAAATGCCTTTGCCCAAGCCCAACTGCCCCAAGTTGCCTATGTTGCCGTTACCAGAGATGAAGTTTTGTCTGGCCCTTGTGTATTCCCGAAAATGTGCGATCGCATTGACGAAACCCTTGGCTATCCCTGCTTTGTAAAACCTGCTAACCTAGGCTCATCTGTGGGCATTGCCAAAGCCAACACCCGTCAAGAATTAGAAGAAGCCCTCGACATGGCAGCCCAATATGATACCCGTATCATCGTAGAAGCGGGGGTAAAAGCCAGAGAAGTAGAGTGCGCTGTGTTGGGCAACGCCCAAGCCAAAGCCTCCGTGGTGGGCGAAATTACCTATGATGCCGATTTTTATGACTACGAAACTAAATATACCGACGGCAAAGCCCAGTTAATCATCCCCTCCCAACTACCTCAAAATATCGTTAACCAAATTCAAGAAATGTCCCTCAATGCATTCCATGCCCTCAATTGTCAAGGGTTATCAAGGGTGGACTTTTTCTATGTGGAAGAAACAGGGGAAGTGTTAATCAACGAAATCAATACCCTACCCGGATTTACTACCCTCAGTATGTATCCCCAATTGTGGGAAGCATCAGGGGTAAAATTTGCCGATTTGGTGGACAAATTAATTGATTTTGCCCTCAATCCATAG
- the ftsX gene encoding ABC-type export system permease component, with translation MKLIDTLKMATTTLMANKMRSSLTMLGIVIGNASVIGMIGIGQGAQQLASEQFESLGANVLFVIPGNRQSRRTTFETPNTLVLSDAEAIASQVPSVENVSPQINGRFLVTAGSRNNNVLVTGVTPEFLPVRSFVVEKGRFFDDTEVSRSVRVAVIGPEIATQFFPNQNPIGQTIKVRNVNFEVIGVMEAKGSFLGTNQDETVYIPLTTMANQLVGRTSQFGTQVNVINVSAKDSNSIEAARFQIENLLRLRHKIVGEDDFVVETQKDVLSIVDTVTGGLTIMLAAISAISLLVGGIGVMNIMLVSVTERTQEIGLRKAIGATEENILLQFLIEAVIISAAGGVVGTAIGVGGLTLVGLLSPLPTTASPVAVALAVSVSGGIGLFFGVVPARQAAKLDPIVALRSA, from the coding sequence ATGAAACTAATTGACACTCTAAAAATGGCTACCACCACCCTAATGGCGAACAAAATGCGTAGTAGTCTCACTATGCTTGGTATCGTTATTGGTAACGCCTCTGTTATCGGTATGATTGGCATCGGGCAAGGGGCGCAACAATTAGCCTCCGAACAATTTGAATCTTTAGGGGCTAACGTTTTATTTGTCATTCCGGGTAACAGACAAAGTCGGCGTACCACCTTTGAAACTCCTAATACCCTTGTACTAAGTGATGCAGAGGCGATCGCATCTCAGGTGCCTAGCGTGGAAAATGTATCACCCCAAATCAATGGTCGTTTTCTTGTCACCGCAGGAAGTAGAAATAATAATGTTTTAGTCACGGGTGTCACCCCCGAATTTTTACCTGTGCGTAGTTTCGTGGTGGAAAAGGGACGCTTTTTTGATGATACCGAAGTAAGTCGCAGTGTCAGAGTCGCAGTCATCGGGCCTGAAATTGCCACTCAGTTTTTTCCCAACCAAAATCCCATCGGACAGACCATTAAGGTCAGAAACGTTAATTTTGAGGTAATCGGTGTAATGGAGGCAAAAGGCTCGTTTCTAGGCACTAATCAGGACGAAACTGTCTATATACCCCTAACCACCATGGCAAATCAATTGGTAGGGCGTACATCTCAATTTGGTACTCAGGTAAACGTCATTAACGTGTCTGCAAAGGATTCTAACAGCATTGAGGCGGCTAGATTTCAAATCGAAAATTTGCTTCGATTACGGCATAAAATTGTGGGGGAAGATGATTTTGTAGTGGAAACCCAAAAGGATGTTTTAAGCATCGTTGATACTGTTACAGGGGGTTTAACCATCATGTTGGCGGCCATTTCGGCTATCTCCCTTTTGGTGGGGGGCATCGGGGTAATGAACATTATGCTCGTTTCTGTTACCGAAAGGACTCAGGAAATCGGACTTCGTAAAGCCATTGGGGCAACAGAAGAAAATATCCTCTTACAATTTCTCATCGAAGCAGTGATTATTTCTGCTGCGGGGGGTGTCGTTGGCACAGCCATTGGGGTGGGTGGTTTAACCCTCGTGGGTTTACTTTCTCCTTTACCCACTACGGCTTCTCCTGTGGCGGTTGCCCTTGCGGTTAGTGTTTCTGGGGGCATAGGGTTATTTTTTGGCGTCGTACCTGCCAGACAGGCTGCAAAATTAGATCCCATTGTGGCGTTGCGCAGCGCTTAA